From the genome of Acidimicrobiales bacterium, one region includes:
- a CDS encoding ferredoxin, with the protein MKVWIDQDLCTGDGLCEEIAPAVFTLLDDGLAYVKEDDKVLNEPGGAEGMATVPSDLEDAVVEAAEECPGECIFVEKA; encoded by the coding sequence ATGAAGGTCTGGATCGACCAGGATCTCTGCACCGGCGACGGTCTCTGTGAGGAGATCGCGCCGGCCGTGTTCACCCTGTTGGACGATGGCTTGGCCTACGTCAAAGAGGACGACAAGGTCCTGAACGAGCCTGGTGGCGCCGAGGGTATGGCCACCGTGCCGTCCGATCTCGAGGACGCTGTCGTCGAGGCGGCCGAGGAGTGTCCCGGCGAGTGCATCTTCGTCGAGAAGGCCTGA
- a CDS encoding FIST N-terminal domain-containing protein, translated as MPFASAISEHPVTAHATGEVAGQALETVGVAPDLVVVFVTPPHAGALEDAAGAVRAILEPRTLVGCAAESVAGVNREVEGGPAVCLWAGRFGPVVPVGLDVAASGGGVGGAGDLDEGRHLAVSGWPDEVPFDPAALFLVADPFTFPVEAFIDWVGQAHPGLPVIGGMASAARGPGGNRLVLDESVRVGGAVGALLGPGVELASVVSQGCRPVGHPLAVTRAEGNVVYELGGQPALDRLVDLARRELAERDVALINAGGLHLGRVIDEHKAEFGRGDFLVRNVIGADRAAGAIAVNDVVELGTTVQFHLRDAVAADEDLRSLLSGREADAALMFTCNGRGTRLFGSPHHDAGALADTVGEVPMAGFFAAGELGPVGGRNFLHGFTASIALLQEVDGGREQAPAG; from the coding sequence GTGCCGTTCGCCTCCGCGATCTCCGAGCATCCCGTCACCGCCCACGCCACGGGAGAGGTCGCGGGCCAGGCACTCGAGACGGTCGGTGTGGCCCCCGACCTGGTCGTGGTCTTCGTCACCCCGCCCCACGCGGGCGCCCTGGAGGATGCAGCCGGCGCCGTTCGGGCCATCCTCGAGCCGCGCACGTTGGTCGGTTGTGCCGCCGAGTCGGTGGCGGGCGTCAACCGCGAGGTCGAGGGCGGGCCTGCGGTGTGCCTGTGGGCGGGCCGGTTCGGACCTGTCGTTCCGGTCGGCCTCGACGTCGCCGCCTCCGGCGGAGGTGTTGGCGGCGCTGGCGACCTCGACGAGGGTCGGCACCTGGCCGTTAGCGGGTGGCCCGACGAGGTGCCGTTCGACCCCGCCGCGCTGTTCCTCGTGGCCGACCCGTTTACGTTTCCGGTCGAGGCGTTCATCGACTGGGTCGGACAGGCGCACCCGGGCCTGCCGGTGATCGGTGGCATGGCGTCGGCCGCGCGGGGTCCTGGTGGCAACCGGCTCGTGCTGGACGAGAGTGTGCGCGTCGGCGGCGCCGTGGGCGCCCTGCTCGGGCCCGGCGTCGAGTTGGCCTCCGTCGTCTCCCAGGGCTGTCGTCCGGTCGGACATCCCTTGGCAGTGACCCGGGCCGAGGGCAATGTCGTCTACGAGCTCGGTGGGCAGCCCGCCCTGGACCGTCTGGTCGACCTCGCCCGGCGCGAGCTGGCGGAGCGAGATGTCGCCCTCATCAACGCCGGCGGCCTCCACCTGGGCCGTGTCATCGACGAGCACAAGGCCGAGTTCGGCCGGGGTGACTTCCTCGTCCGCAACGTGATCGGCGCCGACCGGGCCGCGGGGGCCATCGCCGTGAACGACGTGGTCGAGCTGGGCACGACCGTCCAGTTCCACCTTCGGGACGCCGTCGCCGCCGACGAGGACCTGCGAAGCCTGCTCAGCGGGCGCGAGGCGGACGCCGCCCTCATGTTCACCTGCAACGGCCGCGGCACCCGCCTGTTCGGCAGTCCCCACCACGACGCCGGCGCCCTGGCCGACACCGTGGGCGAGGTCCCCATGGCCGGCTTCTTCGCCGCCGGCGAGCTCGGCCCCGTGGGAGGGCGAAACTTCCTCCACGGCTTCACCGCCTCCATCGCCCTCCTCCAGGAGGTGGACGGAGGGCGTGAGCAGGCGCCCGCTGGGTAG
- a CDS encoding tRNA (adenine-N1)-methyltransferase has protein sequence MSNRFAVGDRVLLLDSKRRRHLVTLADEGRFHSHSGIVDHAQLIGRPEGSTVRSTAGARYVALRPTLSELVLEMPRGAQVIYPKDLGAILMTADIFAGVRVLEAGVGSGALSMALLRAGAEVVGYELRPDFAARAAANVAQLLDRQHAGRFRVEERDIYEGIAEAGVDRVVLDLPEPWRVVGHAEAAMHPGGILVAYLPTIGQVTQLRQTLAASSFGLAETVEVLQRTWHVEGRSVRPDHRMVGHTGFLTHARLLVAEDGTGGSPASS, from the coding sequence TTGAGCAACCGATTCGCGGTCGGCGACCGGGTCCTGCTGCTCGACTCGAAGCGCCGCCGTCATCTGGTGACGCTGGCCGACGAGGGCCGGTTCCACAGTCATTCGGGAATCGTCGACCACGCCCAGCTGATCGGCCGTCCCGAAGGGAGCACCGTGCGATCGACCGCCGGGGCCCGGTACGTGGCCCTGCGGCCGACACTGTCAGAGCTGGTGCTGGAGATGCCCCGCGGCGCCCAGGTCATCTATCCGAAGGACCTCGGGGCGATCCTCATGACGGCGGACATCTTCGCGGGGGTCAGGGTGCTCGAGGCGGGCGTCGGCTCGGGCGCCCTGTCGATGGCCCTCCTCCGCGCCGGCGCCGAGGTCGTCGGCTACGAGTTGCGGCCGGACTTCGCTGCTCGAGCGGCGGCAAACGTCGCCCAGCTCCTCGATCGGCAGCACGCCGGCCGCTTCCGGGTGGAGGAGCGCGACATCTACGAGGGCATCGCCGAGGCCGGCGTCGACCGGGTGGTGCTCGACCTCCCCGAGCCCTGGCGAGTCGTCGGCCACGCCGAGGCCGCCATGCACCCCGGCGGCATCCTGGTCGCCTATCTGCCCACGATCGGCCAGGTGACGCAGCTGCGGCAGACCCTGGCCGCCAGCTCCTTCGGGCTGGCCGAGACCGTCGAGGTGCTCCAGCGGACCTGGCACGTGGAGGGCAGGTCTGTCCGTCCCGACCACCGCATGGTCGGCCACACCGGCTTCCTCACCCACGCCCGCCTGTTGGTGGCCGAGGACGGCACCGGCGGGAGCCCTGCGTCGAGCTGA
- a CDS encoding PaaI family thioesterase, translating to MTPTDQRIQVPPNCDLTLGMVCLDKSQPGRTVWRMLADERFANPTGVLQGGFVTAFADSAMGAASLTWARERKVFSANAELKISFFKPARVGSTLTCSASVVSGGSRAAFVEAEITDDGDRLLAKATSTYLLTPRS from the coding sequence GTGACACCCACCGACCAACGGATCCAGGTCCCGCCCAACTGCGACCTCACCTTGGGAATGGTGTGCCTGGACAAGTCGCAGCCCGGGAGGACGGTGTGGCGCATGCTCGCTGACGAGCGCTTCGCCAACCCCACGGGCGTCTTGCAGGGCGGGTTCGTGACCGCGTTCGCCGACTCGGCCATGGGGGCGGCGTCGCTTACCTGGGCCAGGGAGCGCAAGGTCTTCTCGGCCAACGCCGAGCTCAAGATCAGCTTTTTCAAGCCGGCGCGCGTCGGGTCGACGTTGACCTGCTCGGCGTCGGTCGTCTCGGGTGGGTCCCGTGCCGCGTTCGTCGAGGCCGAGATCACCGACGACGGGGACCGCCTGCTCGCCAAGGCCACATCCACCTACCTGCTCACGCCTCGCTCGTGA
- a CDS encoding LON peptidase substrate-binding domain-containing protein, with amino-acid sequence MTAGREALPIPMFPLGTVLFPHMGLPLHVFEARYRALTRDCLEASGEFGVVLIERGSEVGGGDTRFGVGTVAVIAEAAELPDGRWVLLATGTRRIRVTAWLPDDPYPVALVEELADSPVRPADMEHLELASRAVRRALALQTELGDQPAVPATVSLDDNPEIAAWQLCAIAPVGPVDHQRLLETPDVEPRLRLLAELATAAADLLGYRLSGGAPG; translated from the coding sequence GTGACGGCGGGCAGGGAGGCGCTCCCGATCCCGATGTTCCCCCTCGGCACCGTGCTCTTCCCCCACATGGGCCTGCCGCTGCACGTCTTCGAGGCGCGTTACCGCGCTCTCACCCGGGACTGCCTCGAGGCGAGCGGGGAGTTCGGTGTCGTGCTCATCGAGCGGGGATCCGAGGTCGGCGGGGGAGACACCCGCTTCGGTGTGGGCACGGTGGCCGTGATCGCCGAGGCGGCGGAGCTTCCCGACGGACGGTGGGTGCTGCTGGCGACCGGCACCCGGCGCATCCGGGTGACGGCCTGGTTGCCGGACGACCCCTACCCGGTCGCCCTGGTCGAGGAGCTAGCCGACTCCCCCGTCCGGCCGGCCGACATGGAGCACCTCGAGCTGGCCTCGCGGGCCGTGCGTCGGGCACTGGCACTCCAGACCGAGCTGGGCGACCAGCCCGCCGTGCCGGCGACAGTGTCCCTGGACGACAACCCCGAAATCGCAGCCTGGCAGCTGTGTGCGATTGCGCCCGTCGGACCCGTCGACCATCAGCGCCTCCTGGAGACGCCGGACGTGGAGCCCCGCCTGCGGCTGCTGGCCGAGCTGGCCACGGCGGCGGCCGACCTTCTCGGCTACCGCCTCTCCGGAGGCGCTCCCGGCTAG
- a CDS encoding fatty acid desaturase, whose protein sequence is MPRVLLAVLLGLLTCQLAILVTTVYLHRSLAHRAMTLSPVASAIARFLTWITTGIRPRQWVAVHRKHHAFTDVEGDPHSPILEGYAAVQFGNVMMYRRVAREEATVGRYARDLPRDAWDRVLFDHALVGLTLGYLVLWLILGWKLALVAAAVHAVSYLMLSAAINAIGHTWGRRPYDNLARNNQWLALITLGEGLHNNHHAAPTSARFALERGQIDPAWWAVRALERTRLASIRHDDVKLKSGRRDEMGHPDEERQAVG, encoded by the coding sequence GTGCCCCGCGTGCTCCTCGCTGTTCTCCTCGGCTTGCTCACCTGCCAGCTGGCGATCCTCGTCACGACCGTCTATCTCCATCGGAGCCTGGCCCATCGGGCCATGACGCTGTCGCCGGTGGCGAGCGCCATCGCCCGCTTCCTGACCTGGATCACCACCGGTATCCGGCCCCGTCAGTGGGTCGCCGTGCACCGCAAGCACCACGCCTTCACCGACGTCGAGGGCGATCCGCACTCTCCCATCCTCGAGGGCTACGCCGCCGTGCAATTCGGCAACGTGATGATGTACCGCCGGGTGGCTCGGGAGGAGGCGACGGTTGGCCGCTACGCCCGCGACCTGCCGCGCGACGCCTGGGACCGTGTGCTCTTCGACCACGCCCTGGTCGGCCTGACGCTGGGCTACCTCGTGCTGTGGCTGATCCTCGGATGGAAGCTGGCGCTGGTCGCCGCCGCCGTGCACGCCGTCTCCTACCTGATGTTGAGCGCCGCCATCAACGCCATCGGTCACACCTGGGGACGGCGGCCCTACGACAACCTCGCTCGCAACAACCAGTGGCTGGCTTTGATCACCCTGGGCGAAGGGCTGCACAACAATCATCACGCGGCGCCGACCTCGGCCCGGTTCGCGCTCGAGCGAGGGCAGATCGACCCTGCGTGGTGGGCGGTGCGAGCCCTCGAGCGCACACGTCTGGCGTCCATCCGCCACGACGACGTGAAGCTCAAGAGCGGCCGGCGGGACGAGATGGGTCATCCGGACGAGGAGCGACAAGCGGTCGGCTGA